The following are encoded together in the Robertmurraya sp. FSL R5-0851 genome:
- a CDS encoding alkaline phosphatase — MSKKLLITTLACIILLGSVGCTEMKAQQPQTESPRNVIMMVMDGTSSGAIALARWYKGRDLALDQILTGGVRTYSAESAITDSAAAATALATGNKTDEHYIGLLPSKITTPGKQEQNPKHALMPVANVLEGAKQVGKATGIIATSEIQHATPAGFSTHVPSRKQKEDIAEQQVYQEIDVVLGGGAVHLTNRKDQEDLQKIIKEKGYQWVNTRSELQKANGPKIWGSFAEQSLAYDIDRPATKPSEPTLAEMTNKAIQTLLKDEDGFFLFVEGSKIDWAAHNNDIVGMISDVLAFDEAVKEAVRFAERDGNTLVIAVTDHGNSGISIGNRQTSRSYAHTPVESIIQPLKKAQRTIEGALQDLKPDRSNIKQVAKQYGLDHLSNNEVRMLINSNHVGADLSAMLAEKAQLGFTTYGHTGEDVFLYAYGPSHPTGFLENTELPEKMAEFMGFNLEKLSQSLFINAKDAFEKQGYITKIDHSKKYNPVFVATKRDISIEIPANKNIITVNGKQYPLRGISIFNGRDFFVSEQVKEFTP; from the coding sequence ATGAGCAAGAAATTACTGATTACAACCTTAGCGTGTATCATTTTACTTGGAAGTGTAGGGTGTACAGAGATGAAAGCACAGCAGCCGCAAACCGAGTCCCCGAGAAATGTCATTATGATGGTGATGGACGGAACAAGTTCGGGAGCGATCGCATTAGCCCGTTGGTATAAAGGAAGAGATCTTGCGCTAGATCAAATCTTGACGGGGGGCGTGCGAACGTATTCGGCAGAATCTGCGATCACAGACTCAGCGGCTGCGGCCACTGCTCTGGCAACTGGAAACAAAACGGATGAGCATTATATTGGGCTTCTTCCATCGAAAATTACAACACCAGGTAAGCAGGAACAAAATCCAAAGCATGCACTCATGCCGGTAGCCAATGTTCTAGAAGGAGCGAAGCAAGTAGGGAAAGCGACTGGTATAATTGCTACCTCTGAAATTCAACACGCCACACCTGCCGGATTTTCCACACATGTTCCGAGCCGGAAGCAAAAAGAAGATATTGCTGAGCAACAGGTGTATCAAGAAATTGATGTTGTACTTGGTGGGGGAGCCGTTCATTTAACAAATCGTAAAGACCAGGAAGATCTACAAAAGATCATTAAAGAAAAAGGCTATCAATGGGTCAACACGAGAAGTGAATTGCAAAAGGCGAACGGGCCAAAAATCTGGGGAAGCTTTGCCGAGCAGTCGCTTGCATACGATATAGACCGTCCAGCAACAAAGCCTTCCGAGCCAACTCTTGCTGAGATGACAAACAAAGCGATTCAAACTCTTTTAAAAGACGAAGATGGATTTTTCCTGTTTGTGGAAGGAAGCAAGATTGACTGGGCTGCACACAATAATGATATTGTAGGTATGATTAGCGATGTATTAGCCTTCGACGAGGCGGTAAAGGAAGCAGTTAGGTTTGCTGAAAGAGATGGAAACACGCTGGTGATTGCCGTGACTGATCATGGAAATAGTGGAATCTCGATAGGGAACCGGCAAACATCTAGATCGTATGCGCATACTCCTGTTGAAAGCATTATTCAGCCATTGAAAAAAGCCCAGCGGACGATCGAGGGTGCACTACAGGACCTTAAGCCTGATCGATCCAATATCAAACAAGTGGCAAAGCAGTATGGGCTGGATCATTTATCAAACAATGAAGTAAGAATGCTGATCAACTCCAATCATGTTGGAGCCGATCTATCTGCTATGTTAGCAGAAAAAGCCCAACTTGGTTTTACAACATATGGTCATACGGGAGAAGATGTATTTCTGTACGCGTACGGTCCGTCTCATCCGACAGGCTTCCTAGAGAATACGGAGTTACCTGAAAAAATGGCAGAGTTCATGGGGTTTAACTTAGAAAAGTTGAGTCAATCGTTGTTCATAAATGCAAAGGATGCATTTGAGAAGCAAGGCTACATCACAAAAATTGATCACTCGAAAAAATATAATCCTGTATTTGTAGCTACTAAAAGAGACATCTCCATTGAAATCCCTGCGAATAAAAATATCATTACGGTAAATGGAAAGCAGTATCCTCTAAGGGGGATCTCGATATTCAATGGAAGGGATTTCTTTGTGAGTGAACAAGTAAAAGAGTTTACCCCTTAA
- a CDS encoding alpha/beta-type small acid-soluble spore protein, whose protein sequence is MARKRRPLIPEAREALDSLKADVMKQKGYEVSKDNPDQVKYEVAADMQIPLSRGNNGNLTSHKAGKIGGQIGGNMVKEMVRLAQERMRNQSAD, encoded by the coding sequence ATGGCTAGAAAAAGACGCCCATTAATTCCAGAGGCTAGAGAGGCATTAGATTCGTTAAAAGCAGATGTCATGAAACAAAAGGGATACGAAGTGTCTAAGGATAACCCGGACCAGGTTAAATACGAAGTGGCAGCGGATATGCAGATTCCTCTAAGTAGAGGTAATAACGGAAATTTAACCTCCCATAAAGCAGGCAAGATCGGTGGTCAAATCGGTGGAAATATGGTCAAAGAAATGGTCCGACTTGCACAAGAAAGAATGAGAAATCAATCGGCTGACTAA
- a CDS encoding CsbA family protein: MKYVLGLFIPGALVIFFTRVTYSHVIGLLLTVALIAASVYKGYTDSLALIIVDALSLTVGFAYSKTVRERAKKRS, encoded by the coding sequence ATGAAATATGTATTGGGTCTTTTTATCCCTGGTGCTCTCGTTATTTTTTTTACAAGAGTTACATACAGCCATGTGATTGGTTTATTGCTTACAGTTGCACTAATAGCTGCATCGGTTTATAAGGGTTATACCGATTCCTTAGCGCTCATTATTGTAGATGCATTATCATTAACGGTTGGGTTTGCGTACTCGAAAACGGTTCGAGAGAGGGCAAAAAAACGATCGTAG
- a CDS encoding DUF4097 domain-containing protein: protein MKEERKRILQMVEEGKLKVDEALLLLEELEKSNTSMEEKQQKLYHELSTVVNIEEGKKSSGFSYQKAQSAKDKILEFVDVAFKKIKDFDLDWNFGQSVDVSHIYQQTHARVKDIDIDVANGSVTLIPWDQSDVRVECEAKVYRVESPEEAKSLFIKDVLFSVEGDKLRFGAQQKWMKVQAKVYVPSTEFEHIRIRMFNGPITSENLVVASFKAKTANGKVDVSNIKASKTELETANGQITVTQSQIEDFEAETINGAIRVDGSYKKLDLQSFNGNIECELAGDQSDVVVAKATTGSIKVKVPSAWALSGELKSNLGGFQVDVDDISVVENKSEVVQKMFSFKSTRPLDTFTTIFADTKTGSVSLKKVK, encoded by the coding sequence ATGAAAGAAGAGAGAAAACGAATCTTGCAGATGGTTGAGGAAGGAAAGCTTAAAGTAGATGAAGCGTTACTGCTATTAGAAGAATTGGAGAAATCCAATACCTCGATGGAAGAAAAGCAACAAAAGTTATACCATGAGCTTTCAACGGTTGTGAATATTGAGGAAGGGAAAAAGTCGTCAGGTTTTTCTTATCAAAAGGCTCAATCTGCCAAAGATAAGATACTAGAGTTTGTTGATGTGGCGTTTAAAAAGATCAAGGATTTTGATCTTGATTGGAATTTTGGTCAATCGGTAGATGTTTCTCATATCTATCAACAAACACATGCAAGAGTTAAGGATATAGATATTGACGTGGCCAATGGTTCGGTGACCCTTATCCCTTGGGATCAATCAGATGTTCGAGTCGAATGTGAAGCAAAGGTGTACCGTGTGGAATCACCAGAAGAAGCGAAAAGCCTCTTTATTAAAGATGTGTTATTTTCGGTCGAAGGGGATAAACTACGTTTCGGAGCACAACAAAAGTGGATGAAGGTGCAGGCAAAGGTATACGTACCTTCTACGGAATTTGAGCATATTCGTATTCGCATGTTTAACGGGCCGATCACAAGCGAAAACCTAGTGGTGGCTTCATTTAAAGCAAAAACAGCAAACGGAAAAGTGGATGTGTCGAACATTAAGGCTTCAAAGACAGAACTAGAAACAGCAAATGGACAAATTACGGTTACGCAAAGTCAAATAGAAGACTTTGAAGCAGAAACGATTAATGGAGCTATCAGAGTGGATGGTTCGTATAAAAAGCTCGACCTCCAATCCTTTAACGGAAATATTGAATGTGAGCTGGCTGGTGACCAAAGTGATGTGGTTGTAGCCAAAGCTACAACAGGCTCCATCAAGGTGAAGGTACCATCTGCATGGGCATTAAGTGGCGAACTAAAGTCCAATCTTGGTGGATTCCAAGTAGACGTTGACGATATTTCCGTTGTAGAAAATAAAAGTGAAGTGGTTCAAAAAATGTTTAGTTTTAAATCTACAAGACCGCTGGATACCTTTACAACGATTTTTGCAGATACAAAGACCGGTTCGGTTTCGTTGAAAAAAGTTAAATAA
- a CDS encoding phage holin family protein, with protein MRWLIGIGINAILFIALAGYFENSFYIEGFGAALAASFILAILNMLVRPILIILTLPITFVTLGAFLLVINALTLLLTDELVGSSFEIDGFWMAFFIALIMSIVNVILQKTVFSRKKENN; from the coding sequence ATGAGATGGCTTATAGGAATTGGAATTAATGCGATTTTATTTATCGCACTGGCAGGCTATTTTGAAAACTCCTTTTATATAGAAGGCTTTGGGGCGGCATTGGCCGCGAGTTTCATATTAGCAATCCTAAATATGCTGGTAAGGCCGATTTTAATCATATTAACTCTGCCGATCACGTTTGTGACGCTTGGTGCATTCTTGTTAGTTATCAATGCATTGACACTTCTGCTCACCGATGAATTGGTCGGTTCTTCCTTTGAAATTGACGGATTCTGGATGGCCTTCTTCATCGCACTCATCATGTCGATCGTAAATGTCATCCTTCAAAAGACCGTTTTTTCTAGAAAAAAGGAAAATAACTAA
- the uvrA gene encoding excinuclease ABC subunit UvrA, which yields MAMEKLIVKGARAHNLKNIDVTIPRDKLVVLTGLSGSGKSSLAFDTIYAEGQRRYVESLSAYARQFLGQMDKPDVDTIEGLSPAISIDQKTTSRNPRSTVGTVTEIYDYLRLLYARVGRPTCPNHGIEISSQTIEQMVDRIMEYPERTKLQVLAPIVAGRKGTHVKVFEDIKKQGFVRVRVDGEMLDLSDEIELEKNKKHTIEVVVDRIVVKEGVTARLADSLETALGLGEGKVIIDVIGEEELLFSEHHACPLCGFSITELEPRMFSFNSPFGACPDCDGLGSKLEVDVDLVVPNKELSLKQHAIAPWEPTSSQYYPQLLEAVCNHFGIDMDIPVKDIPKHLFENVLFGSKEDDIYFRYENDFGQIREGYIQFEGVIRNVERRYKETSSDFIREQMEKYMAQHHCPTCKGNRLKKETLAVLINNHHIGKVTSFSIQEAHHFFDHLDLTEKETKIANLILREIKERLGFLINVGLDYLTLNRAAGTLSGGEAQRIRLATQIGSRLTGVLYILDEPSIGLHQRDNDRLIDTLKNMRDIGNTLIVVEHDEDTMLAADYLIDVGPGAGVHGGQIVSAGTPQEVMDDPNSITGQYLAGKKFIPLPIERRKSDGRYVEIKGAKENNLNNVNVKFPLGMFVAVTGVSGSGKSTLINEILHKSLAQRLNRAKTKPGQHKEIKGIEHLDKVIDIDQSPIGRTPRSNPATYTGVFDDVRDVFAATNEAKVRGYKKGRFSFNVKGGRCEACRGDGIIKIEMHFLPDVYVPCEVCHGKRYNRETLEVKYKGKNISDVLDMTVEDALVYFENIPKIKRKLQTIHDVGLGYVTLGQPATTLSGGEAQRVKLASELHRRSTGRSFYILDEPTTGLHVDDISRLLVVLQRLVENGDTVLVIEHNLDVIKAADYIIDLGPEGGDKGGTIIAMGTPEQVSEVPISYTGKYLKPILDRDRERMKKQIQQKEEQVTNA from the coding sequence ATGGCAATGGAAAAGCTCATAGTTAAAGGGGCTAGAGCTCATAATTTAAAAAATATCGACGTGACCATTCCGCGAGATAAGCTCGTCGTACTGACAGGACTTTCAGGGTCGGGGAAATCCTCTCTAGCATTCGATACGATTTATGCTGAGGGGCAAAGGCGCTATGTAGAATCATTATCTGCGTACGCAAGACAGTTTTTAGGACAGATGGATAAGCCGGATGTGGATACCATTGAAGGACTTTCCCCTGCTATTTCAATTGATCAGAAGACAACGAGTCGTAATCCTCGTTCGACGGTAGGAACGGTCACGGAGATTTATGATTATTTACGATTATTATATGCGAGAGTAGGCCGACCAACCTGCCCGAATCACGGGATTGAAATTAGCTCACAAACGATCGAGCAAATGGTCGACCGAATTATGGAATATCCTGAACGAACAAAGCTCCAAGTACTGGCCCCGATTGTTGCAGGTCGCAAAGGGACACATGTAAAGGTTTTTGAGGATATTAAAAAGCAGGGCTTTGTTCGCGTTCGTGTGGACGGAGAAATGCTCGATCTTTCAGACGAAATTGAGCTGGAGAAAAACAAGAAGCATACGATAGAAGTGGTAGTTGACCGAATCGTCGTCAAGGAGGGAGTCACTGCCCGTCTCGCTGATTCGCTTGAAACCGCTCTTGGTCTTGGGGAAGGAAAAGTAATTATTGATGTGATCGGCGAAGAGGAGCTATTATTTAGCGAACACCATGCCTGTCCACTATGTGGCTTCTCAATCACGGAGCTTGAACCTCGGATGTTCTCGTTTAACAGTCCGTTCGGAGCCTGTCCTGACTGTGATGGATTAGGATCAAAGCTCGAAGTGGATGTGGACCTTGTTGTTCCGAATAAGGAGTTATCATTAAAACAGCATGCCATCGCACCATGGGAGCCGACAAGCTCTCAGTACTACCCGCAGCTTTTAGAAGCCGTTTGTAACCACTTTGGAATTGATATGGATATTCCTGTGAAGGATATTCCAAAGCATTTATTTGAAAATGTACTATTTGGATCAAAAGAAGATGATATATACTTCCGTTACGAAAATGACTTTGGTCAAATCCGTGAAGGCTATATCCAATTCGAAGGTGTCATTCGAAATGTGGAGCGTCGTTACAAGGAGACAAGCTCTGATTTTATTCGTGAGCAAATGGAAAAGTACATGGCTCAACATCACTGTCCTACTTGTAAAGGTAACCGCTTAAAGAAGGAAACATTAGCGGTGTTAATTAACAACCATCATATCGGTAAAGTGACGTCCTTCTCGATTCAAGAAGCTCATCATTTCTTTGACCATCTCGACTTAACGGAAAAAGAAACAAAAATAGCTAACCTAATTCTGCGTGAAATCAAAGAACGTCTTGGTTTCTTAATCAATGTGGGCCTCGATTATTTAACATTGAACCGTGCGGCAGGAACTTTATCCGGTGGAGAAGCACAACGGATTCGTTTAGCCACACAAATTGGATCGAGATTAACCGGTGTGCTTTACATCCTCGATGAGCCATCAATTGGCCTTCACCAGCGAGACAATGATCGTTTAATTGATACGCTGAAAAATATGCGTGATATTGGGAACACACTGATCGTTGTTGAGCATGATGAAGATACGATGCTTGCTGCGGACTACTTAATTGATGTTGGCCCAGGGGCAGGAGTTCACGGAGGACAAATTGTTTCTGCTGGGACACCTCAGGAGGTTATGGACGATCCAAACTCTATTACCGGTCAGTATTTAGCTGGTAAGAAATTTATTCCATTACCAATTGAGCGAAGAAAAAGTGATGGTCGCTACGTAGAGATTAAGGGCGCAAAGGAAAACAATTTGAACAATGTGAACGTCAAGTTTCCGCTTGGCATGTTCGTCGCGGTAACCGGTGTTTCTGGTTCAGGAAAAAGTACATTGATCAATGAAATTCTTCATAAATCATTAGCTCAAAGGTTAAACCGTGCAAAAACCAAGCCTGGTCAGCATAAAGAAATCAAAGGAATTGAGCATCTGGATAAGGTCATTGATATCGATCAATCACCAATCGGCCGAACTCCAAGATCGAACCCAGCGACTTATACTGGGGTGTTTGACGATGTTCGTGATGTGTTTGCAGCGACTAATGAGGCAAAAGTTCGAGGTTACAAAAAAGGTCGCTTTAGCTTTAACGTCAAAGGTGGCCGATGTGAGGCATGCCGTGGAGATGGAATTATCAAAATTGAAATGCACTTTTTGCCAGATGTATACGTCCCTTGTGAAGTATGTCACGGCAAACGCTACAACCGTGAAACGCTAGAAGTAAAATATAAAGGCAAGAATATTTCCGATGTGCTAGATATGACGGTAGAAGATGCACTCGTTTATTTCGAGAATATCCCGAAAATAAAAAGAAAGCTTCAGACCATCCACGATGTGGGTCTTGGTTATGTTACGCTTGGTCAACCTGCGACCACTTTATCTGGTGGAGAAGCCCAAAGGGTAAAACTTGCGTCTGAGCTTCATCGCCGTTCCACTGGTCGATCGTTCTATATTCTCGATGAGCCGACCACAGGGTTACATGTAGATGATATTTCACGATTGCTTGTCGTACTTCAGCGCCTCGTGGAAAACGGAGATACCGTGTTAGTCATTGAACACAATCTCGATGTCATTAAAGCAGCCGACTATATTATTGACCTCGGGCCGGAGGGTGGCGATAAGGGTGGTACCATTATTGCGATGGGAACCCCGGAACAGGTATCAGAAGTGCCCATATCGTATACAGGGAAATACTTAAAGCCGATTCTCGACCGTGACCGTGAGCGAATGAAGAAGCAAATTCAGCAAAAAGAAGAACAAGTCACTAATGCGTAA
- the uvrB gene encoding excinuclease ABC subunit UvrB yields MKDQFELVSKYSPQGDQPAAIQRIADGIHNGEKRQTLLGATGTGKTFTISNVIKEVNKPTLVIAHNKTLAGQLYSEFKEFFPDNAVEYFVSYYDYYQPEAYVPSTDTFIEKDASINDEIDKLRHSATSSLFERKDVIIIASVSCIYGLGSPEEYRELVLSLRTGMEIERNQLLHRLVDIQYERNDINFQRGTFRVRGDVVEIFPASRDEHCLRVELFGDEIDRIREVDALTGEILGEREHVAIFPASHFVTREEKLLVAIENIEKELEERLAYMRENGKLLEAQRLEQRTRYDLEMMREMGFCSGIENYSRHLTLRPPGSTPYTLIDYFPEDFLIVIDESHVTLPQVRGMFNGDQARKQVLVDHGFRLPSAMDNRPLTFTEFEEKINQIVFVSATPGPYELEHTPEMVQQIIRPTGLLDPTIDVRPIEGQIDDLIGEIHERIKRNERVLVTTLTKKMSEDLTDYLKEIGIKVQYLHSEVKTLERIEIIRELRLGKYDVLIGINLLREGLDIPEVSLVAILDADKEGFLRSERSLIQTIGRAARNSRGHVVMYADRMTNSMELAISETKRRRAIQEEYNEKHGITPMTIQKDIRDAIRATHAAEDEAEYKTTEKLTKLTKKERDKLIENMEKEMKEAAKALNFERAAELRDLILELKAEG; encoded by the coding sequence GTGAAGGACCAATTTGAATTAGTCTCAAAATACTCACCACAAGGAGATCAGCCTGCAGCCATTCAAAGGATTGCTGATGGAATACATAACGGTGAAAAACGTCAAACGTTGCTCGGAGCAACAGGAACTGGAAAAACATTCACGATCTCCAATGTGATTAAAGAAGTGAATAAGCCGACACTGGTGATCGCTCATAATAAAACGCTTGCTGGCCAACTCTATAGTGAGTTTAAGGAGTTTTTTCCGGATAATGCCGTCGAGTATTTTGTTAGCTATTACGATTATTATCAGCCAGAAGCATATGTTCCTTCAACGGATACGTTTATCGAAAAAGATGCTAGCATCAATGACGAAATTGATAAACTTCGTCACTCGGCTACATCCTCATTGTTTGAGAGAAAAGATGTCATCATCATTGCGAGTGTTTCTTGCATCTACGGTCTCGGTTCTCCTGAGGAATATCGAGAGCTTGTGCTGTCACTAAGAACGGGGATGGAAATTGAGCGAAATCAGCTCTTGCATCGCTTAGTAGATATTCAATATGAAAGAAATGATATTAACTTTCAGCGCGGAACATTCCGTGTTCGTGGCGATGTGGTCGAGATTTTCCCGGCTTCACGTGATGAGCATTGCTTGCGTGTGGAGCTATTTGGGGATGAAATTGATCGGATTCGAGAGGTGGATGCATTAACAGGGGAGATTCTTGGAGAAAGAGAACATGTGGCTATTTTCCCGGCATCCCACTTCGTTACACGTGAAGAAAAGCTCCTTGTTGCCATTGAAAATATCGAAAAAGAGCTTGAAGAACGTTTAGCGTACATGCGTGAAAACGGAAAGCTTCTGGAGGCACAGCGATTAGAGCAACGAACACGTTATGATTTAGAAATGATGCGGGAGATGGGGTTCTGTTCGGGAATTGAGAACTACTCCCGCCATCTAACTCTAAGACCTCCTGGGTCAACACCGTATACCTTAATCGATTATTTTCCAGAAGACTTCTTAATTGTCATCGACGAGTCGCATGTTACGCTTCCGCAAGTTCGTGGAATGTTTAACGGCGACCAAGCGCGTAAGCAGGTTCTAGTGGATCATGGGTTCCGTCTGCCATCAGCGATGGATAACCGACCGTTAACATTTACAGAATTTGAGGAGAAGATCAATCAAATTGTGTTTGTTTCCGCAACACCGGGACCATATGAGCTTGAACACACGCCAGAAATGGTTCAACAAATCATTCGTCCCACAGGATTGCTGGATCCAACGATCGATGTTCGTCCGATTGAAGGACAAATTGATGACCTCATCGGCGAAATTCATGAGCGGATTAAGAGGAATGAACGGGTTCTTGTCACAACGTTAACAAAAAAGATGTCCGAGGATTTAACAGATTACTTGAAAGAAATCGGTATCAAGGTACAATATCTACACTCTGAGGTAAAAACACTTGAAAGAATAGAGATCATTCGTGAGCTTCGACTAGGGAAATATGATGTTCTCATAGGGATTAACTTGTTAAGAGAAGGACTGGATATCCCAGAGGTTTCGTTAGTAGCTATTTTGGATGCTGACAAGGAAGGCTTCCTACGTTCAGAACGTTCGTTGATCCAAACCATTGGTCGCGCAGCGCGTAATTCCCGCGGTCATGTCGTTATGTATGCAGATCGAATGACAAACTCGATGGAGCTTGCAATTTCAGAAACGAAACGTCGTCGCGCCATTCAAGAAGAGTACAATGAAAAGCATGGAATCACACCGATGACGATCCAAAAAGATATAAGAGATGCGATTCGTGCCACACATGCGGCTGAGGACGAAGCAGAGTATAAGACAACAGAAAAGCTTACAAAGCTTACGAAAAAAGAGCGTGATAAGCTGATTGAGAATATGGAGAAGGAAATGAAAGAAGCTGCTAAGGCGCTAAACTTCGAGAGAGCGGCAGAGCTTCGCGATTTAATATTAGAGTTGAAAGCGGAAGGATGA
- a CDS encoding putative bifunctional diguanylate cyclase/phosphodiesterase, producing the protein MLGSATFYVFNLSDVLIAIFISIICCTLGAEFCRRMKLENYTFTRRLLYALMLGFTLWLALLLVCFSIDLPYSTGNINLYFQLSFYFCFIGSIIALGVTRQRLNSSIQYLFAGIFTTLCILSTLSLGFYLLYSDHLDIKPVLATMTVSLTLATMFSLLRFLIQITNSDVYQFLSRWKLVGSILGGAAFAGIPFMVVVSMLNLEEISVGNTNPLIMLLPFTYSVITNLALMLVPDLFGERLLMRNIQSYLSLFNHNPDAVFAVSLSGNILHANKEAFELTGYDQKAIKGLHFKELLIYDEEEINGYIQSFRQGKIQSVEVKLRHRDGFFIDVRITPVRIIVKEELIGVYGVVRDITEKTQAEETIHYLAYHDDLTSLPNKRKLEKVATEAIGENKPFYLFYIDFDRFKRINDTFGHFFGDKILQETGKKLEELMPKNCTIARLGGDEFAVLLPYPANYDEIAQKIIEGFRTPIVLDGFDFLLTASIGVAHFPKDGESILDLLKAADLAMYRAKNQGSNRYVVYEATMKEQSLNKIKIESELRRDIANRKLTVYYQPKFDTGSNQLVGSEALIRWEHEESGFIPPSKFIPIAEESNLIIDLERFVITEVFDTIGEWKRKGMPVPRTSINISVIHFYQEDFVDFIIKNLAAYEIDGSDIEIEITESVIMRGEERVNRNLLALREVGVEISVDDFGTGYSSLSYLQKLSVDRLKIDQSFIADYESNKEIISAIISMSHNLNLKVIAEGVETSNQIGFLQNMNCFEVQGYFYSPPVERSNYEDILTKYGAAS; encoded by the coding sequence TTGCTTGGGTCTGCCACATTTTATGTGTTCAATTTAAGCGATGTGTTGATTGCTATCTTCATTTCGATAATATGCTGTACATTAGGGGCAGAATTTTGTCGACGGATGAAGCTAGAAAATTATACGTTTACAAGAAGATTATTATACGCCTTAATGTTAGGGTTTACTTTATGGTTAGCGTTATTATTGGTTTGTTTCTCAATAGATTTACCCTACTCTACAGGGAATATCAATCTATACTTTCAATTAAGTTTTTACTTTTGCTTCATCGGATCTATAATCGCTCTAGGTGTAACAAGACAGCGATTAAATAGCTCCATTCAATACCTATTTGCAGGAATATTCACGACGCTTTGTATTTTAAGTACACTTAGCCTTGGTTTTTATCTTCTATACTCGGACCATCTAGATATAAAGCCTGTTCTTGCAACTATGACTGTGTCTCTAACATTAGCAACGATGTTTTCCTTGCTTCGCTTTCTTATTCAAATAACGAATTCAGATGTTTATCAATTTCTGTCTCGATGGAAGCTTGTTGGTAGTATTCTTGGTGGAGCTGCTTTTGCAGGAATACCTTTTATGGTTGTTGTATCCATGCTGAATCTTGAAGAAATTAGTGTGGGTAATACAAATCCATTGATCATGCTATTACCTTTTACATATAGTGTCATTACAAATCTCGCCTTAATGCTTGTACCTGACTTGTTTGGTGAACGATTATTAATGCGAAACATTCAGTCGTATTTATCCTTATTTAATCATAATCCTGATGCTGTATTTGCGGTGAGCTTGTCAGGGAACATCTTGCATGCGAATAAGGAGGCCTTTGAGCTAACAGGGTATGATCAAAAAGCCATTAAGGGGTTGCATTTCAAAGAGCTTTTAATTTATGACGAAGAGGAAATTAATGGCTATATACAAAGCTTTCGACAAGGGAAAATTCAATCGGTTGAAGTAAAACTTCGACATCGAGATGGCTTTTTTATTGATGTAAGAATTACGCCTGTTCGAATCATCGTGAAAGAGGAACTGATTGGCGTATACGGAGTTGTTCGAGATATCACGGAAAAAACGCAGGCGGAGGAAACGATTCACTACCTGGCCTATCACGATGATTTAACTAGTTTACCGAATAAACGGAAGCTTGAAAAAGTGGCAACAGAGGCGATTGGGGAAAATAAACCTTTTTATCTTTTTTATATTGATTTTGATCGATTTAAACGTATTAATGATACGTTTGGTCATTTTTTCGGTGATAAAATTCTTCAAGAAACGGGGAAAAAGCTTGAGGAGCTCATGCCTAAAAATTGTACGATTGCAAGGCTTGGTGGAGATGAGTTTGCGGTACTTCTTCCTTATCCAGCAAACTATGATGAGATTGCACAGAAAATAATAGAAGGCTTTCGTACCCCGATAGTCCTTGATGGCTTTGATTTCCTGCTTACAGCGAGCATCGGTGTAGCTCATTTTCCAAAAGACGGAGAGTCGATTCTGGATTTATTAAAGGCAGCCGACCTAGCGATGTATCGAGCGAAAAATCAAGGCTCCAATCGATATGTTGTGTATGAGGCGACGATGAAGGAGCAATCACTTAATAAAATCAAGATAGAAAGTGAACTTCGCAGAGATATAGCGAATCGCAAGCTAACGGTGTATTATCAACCGAAATTTGATACCGGTTCAAACCAATTGGTTGGGTCAGAAGCACTCATTCGTTGGGAACATGAAGAGAGCGGATTTATTCCACCAAGTAAGTTTATTCCTATCGCTGAAGAAAGCAATTTAATCATTGATCTTGAGAGATTTGTGATTACGGAAGTATTTGATACGATTGGTGAATGGAAGAGGAAAGGGATGCCGGTTCCAAGAACTTCTATTAATATATCCGTTATTCATTTTTACCAAGAAGACTTTGTTGATTTTATCATTAAAAATTTAGCCGCTTATGAGATCGATGGCAGTGATATCGAGATTGAAATTACCGAAAGTGTTATTATGCGCGGAGAGGAACGAGTTAATCGAAACCTGCTTGCGCTAAGAGAAGTCGGGGTTGAGATCAGTGTGGATGATTTTGGAACAGGGTATAGCTCCTTAAGTTATTTACAAAAGCTATCTGTTGATCGTTTGAAAATTGATCAATCCTTCATCGCTGATTATGAAAGCAATAAAGAAATCATTTCTGCTATCATTTCTATGTCACATAACCTAAATTTAAAGGTGATTGCTGAAGGTGTGGAAACGTCGAATCAAATCGGTTTTCTACAAAACATGAATTGCTTCGAGGTGCAAGGTTATTTCTACTCCCCTCCAGTCGAGCGTTCGAATTATGAAGATATTTTAACGAAATACGGTGCTGCTAGCTAA